The Apostichopus japonicus isolate 1M-3 chromosome 14, ASM3797524v1, whole genome shotgun sequence region ACGTCTAGCCACTTGCTCAAACATATTGCATACAATATGAACAGAAGCATGACTTGTTTCATTTCATAACGGCGGTGCTAACCTTAACCATTCAATAGGCCTCCTCTACTGCGTTGTCTCAAAATTACGGCGGTGTCGAAAAGAAAGTGTTTGGATAGAATAAGGACGATTGTATTGCATTACGCCAGTTATAATGTCGAGAAGCGTGAGTTTTATAAAGCTTCTGTGCGAGGTTAAGCTACTTGAAATGACAGATTTGTAAAACAATCAACTAACTTTAGCCTAGGCCTGCCATAGTCCCTAAAGCCTTAACAATAAACAGGGTAATAAACGATATCATTAGTGGTACAGTACATGCAGCACAGTAGCTAGACTAGGCCTTACTACACTTTGGTACAGTAGCACTGCAACCTGCCAGTGTGTATGACATGTTGAGTCAGGATATACACTTGGTTAAGCCCAGTAGCTCCCTGTATGACTGTAACTAGGCAGACAGTTTCAAACGTATTACCTTATATGTAAAGACTTTTACAATAGCATGCATATCTTTGGTTCTGGAAAACTATGTAGTATTACTTAGTTAggatcataggcgtacgaggcgggggggggggcagggggggcagactgcccccccaaatttccagaggacaagaaattcgggcaaaagtcctgaaaaattcgggcagcctaagaggagaaaaaaaaaaatatttctgttaACTTGCTTTCCTTAGTAACTAGTAACTAGTAGATTAATGtcttttcaatttcttccacagaGAGCAAGTCAACAGCAACGGGGTAAGATCACAGAAGCATTGTTCTGTTTTTATGTTCGAATTTTATCTTTCACTCTGACTTTCAATCAGTTGTGAGCCACTTTTCCATAAAAGTAAGGCTTGACAAAGACATCTCCTTTAATTCCACTTACATCACTTCATGAATGATGACTTGCTATTTCAGTACATTAgtacctttttttcaaaattctaCTTgagtgaagaaaaacaaaacaaatgaaaatgcaACCCAGGGCATTTTCAACTCAAGTGCAAGTAATGACCTGTAATGGCCATCAGAATAGTATAAAGGCTATAAATGGTTAGAGTGCtctaatttgtttttcaaagttttcaaaagtagcCTTACTTGGAAAGCACATGGTTAGTATCTTCTTATGTTGTGGAATAGTACTACCTACTGTGCTCACTTttcaaaacagaagaaaaacagaTCGCGTAGATCGGTCACTCTGtgttaaatgaaaaatatattgaaCCTGGCCTACTGTGGCTTACTGGGCACTTAATCCAATATTGAGTGGTCCTTTCTGATTTTTTTCAATCATAATTTCTGGAGAGAATCAACTGCTAAATTTTCCTTctagaatgagaaggaaaacTTTATAGGGATACAGTAGTTGCACAACATTAATTGAACGACTTTTATATGGTGGGAAGTGAATTTTGTTATGAACTCAACCATTTAGctataaatatgcaaatatctGGGGAAATAAAATCGGAAAAAAAGTGTCATCTGAGGTCCATCAATGTCAAACATCAGTTGAGGTCATGTTATTCAATAAGGTTGCATGTTATTTGAGATCAAATTTTCCAGCATATTCTCATAAATATTAGCAAGTACTAGAGACTAGAGTGATCATTAACTATACATctgttgtacagtactgtacattctTGTTTAAATGATCATTCCTTCTTTCTCCCAGAATCCAGGGACATTTTCCAACTTTTCGATAAGAAAGGCGATGGGAAGATTGACACTCATCAAATTGGTGATGTATGTAGAGCCTTAGGATTAAATCCCTCTCAAGACGTGATTCAGAGGGTGGTGGAACAAGTCGATGATGACAGAAATGGTATGTATGACCTCAAAACTTTAGGGGTTTCTTTAGAAGAAAATGATTTGGCTTTGTGTAATTTCTGACATTGGCTTTCCAATCGATTATGACCTAGAGCTTTGCAATATTTGCAAGATGGAGTacttagaaaaagaaaagaggtaTCTTTGATTTTTCTTCATAGGTCCTTTTCTTGTGAGGAAAAAACAAAGGAGAAACCAACTTGATGAATTTTTAGTGACCCAACAAACACATACCGTTTTGTCTTGTCTGAATTCTTATCTTTTTTTAGCAACTGTCTGTAATTAATATAGAATGTTCTCAAGATTGATGTTCTCATCATTTGTGAGTAGCTTAGCTTGACTCCGAGTCAAGGTCAAACCCTGACTCATGCTTTCAGTTGTTTATGTTCTGGTCTGTTTGGAGCAGCTTAAATAGGATTGATCAATCTATAAATCAAGAATAATTAATTTGATTGCTTGACAAGATTGTAATATACTGATAAAGCATTTTACTTGATTGTCTGGTACAGAATTGTGAATGTTCAGGTACTTTATGTTGTGTCTTCAATTCTTCCTTTTTTACTGATGTGTAAAAGATGATCAAAGTGTTCTCCAACAATTTGATGATCAAATGGCAAAAGTAATTGTTCCCTCATAATTATTGGGTTTATACATTCAGACATTTCGTGGCTACTGGTCCTACAGTAAAGTGGCATTCTCCAACCTTGTTGGGATTGTTTCTCAGTTGCCCAATGATATCGAGCAAACGATTGTGATGTGGTCTTTGTTAATTAGCTACTTAGCTTTCATGAGAGTTTCCTTTTACATTGTGTCAGGTGCTAGGATATCATTCCAAGAATTTCAACCAATATTTGCCAGTGTATCGAAGGAGAAGGCAATGGGAAGTGCCTCTGACTTTGTCGAGGGACTGCGAATGTTCGACAGTGATGGGAGCGGCATGATAAGTGTGGCGGAGCTACGGCATATTCTCACAAATATCGGTGAGTTAAAATAGAGATGAACAGGTATGAAATTAGGAATGCCAGGAAGAGCTTTTACGTATTCTCACAAAATATCCGTGAGTTATAGAGATGATCAGGCATGAAACTGAGAATGCCAGGATCATAGAGAACTGGCATGTAACCAGCGTGATTTGGCATTTTATAATCTAACATATTACATTTGATATCATGTGAAGAACATTTATGTATTGACAAGGTTGTACATACATGAtacacatttgctatttttgtTTATCTCTTCGATTCTTAttctttctttgaaaaaaaaaaaaaagatgaaaatttcCTCATGCATACTATAGTATAGATCTCTCAAACTTTCTCCACAATGTTTGCTGCACTTGATGGGactatgcatacatgtacaagacAGTATTGAGGTCTGCGAATATTGAATGAAAAcacatattaaaaaaacactTGGGTTCTGTACATAAATACGGTTATCAATTAATCCCGGAGTAACAACAGATGCAGTGTAGTTTTAGTCTTCACTTCAGAGATACTGTAGCAGGATATTATCCAAGGAGATAGCAGGATGGTGTCCAAGGAGATAGCTGGATAGTATACAAGGAAATAGTTGGATCTTAGCAACCTATGAGATAGTAGGGCAAATGATCTCTATCCTACTAAGATCGATATAGTGCTGATGTTATCAGTTGCATAAAAGTGAAACCAATCCCTTGATTGTGTTTTTCTTACATGAATCACTAAGCAGCACCAAAACCATGACCTTTCAGTTTACATCTTGTACAGTTCATCTATAAAGGGAACTGATTAGTTGGTAGGGTTCGGAGGATATATCACTGTTTTTCAAGGTGACCTTTAAGACATCTGCAGTTGACAGTATTAAACATTGTTATGAAAGTGGATTTTCATTCAAGAGAAGCACGAACACAAGcaagttatcacaaaattaaacaactgagaaaattaagaaaaataagacaaaaaCATACAAAGCAAcaagcaaaacaaaagaaaacatgaaaggCAAAGCTGCTGTAGAGACATTTCATCATCTCCAGTGATTTCATCTAGTTTCAGTCTTTCAACCTGGACATTCTGAGAGGCCTCAAGAAATTTGACCCTGATTGATATTTAATGAATTGTATTTCAGATCACAAAAGGGAAATAGAATACAGGCAGCCATTTTCTACATCAAATCTGTGCAACATTTGCCAGCCTAGAAAAGAATTTCAAGAACACAAACAAATTGCTTGGTTGCCCGCCCATATGTCTGAACGAAATAAATTTCCATGCCGCATAATGCTAATAtcattgtttgtgtgtgttgtgTCTTTAGGTGATAAACTCAGCAACTCAGAAGTAGACAGACTGTTGAGGGAAGTGAGGACAGACGGTGGTCTTGTTAACTATGAAGGTAAGTGTACCCCTTAGTGTACCACGGTACCATGGTCTTGTGTACCACGGTAGTGTACCACGGTCTTCAATTTTAACCGTCATCGGTGCCACTTGCCACAATGTGCTTGAAAATCATCCGTTACAGATGGCAACAATTGTCATGCCCCTTGCCATCAAGCTGCCATAGGTTCCCTCATAATTATCTTGATGAATAAATTCTAGTGATATTTGGAAACGGAAAGAACAGGCATTAAGCATCACTGGGAATTATAAAGATGCGGTTTTAAGAATAATCTCACTATGGCAAAAACATGCCTAGGTGCCCTTTCCAATTCTTGAAAGGTGCCTTGGTTTCAGTTTGAAAGCTGACAATTCCTGTGGTGCAATGCTATTTCAATGAAAATCCAAGGACAAGCTTCAACTTTTACAAAACATTTGCCTTGCCTCTCATGGTGCACCATTCGAGCCCTGCTGCAAACTTGTGTAGACCGATTGCCTCACGTTACTTCCCACTTACCCGTCTTTACACGACAATTGCACACTCTCCTAGCAACTTAGAGAAACGAGTTGATTTTTTAACATATAAGATTTGTTCCATAACATTGGTTCCATCACAGTTAGCTAATATACACCTTTGTTCAAGCCTGAAggtttgttttgaaaaagtgaagaaaatgtGTTGTAGTCTAAATCAGTATTTGTGGGTGCCTGCAAGTTATGACAAATGTTAACATAGAACTGATGTGTGTGCATTTGATATTTCACTTGTTTTACAGACTTTGTAAGGCGGCTAATGTCCCAGTGATTGACGCAACCAGAGGTGAAATTTAAAGTAAGATGGGTGACGGGCAGAGAATTCACAACCAAGTAATTTCTTTTCTATTGGATGTTTTGATCGATGACATAAGAATTCTAGGCAGAGATGGGCCAGAAGTACCTCAAGGAATGGAAATGTTGTAGCATGGAACCCATATTAGAAGAAGTGAGAGGGCCATCTATTCACTAATCTTTCTCAGTAAAGAGGTTAAAGTGAGATTCTCAATATCTATTTGTAATTCTTGAAATATTAAGTGCTTTGATTTCTAAAAGGGACCAAACAGAGATATTTTATATCCTGCCATTAATGGATGTTAGCTTTCTAACTAGATGATGAATCATAAGAAATGGGATGGATGGTAGTAAGATAGATTAGCAATGATATGAACTAGGAAAGATGATATGGATAAGCAATGATGTGGATTAGTAATGTTGTGGATTAGTAATGATGTGGATTAGCAATGATATGGTTAAGTAATGATGTGGATTAGCAATGGTATGGATAGCAATGATATGGATTAATAATGATATGGATTAGAAATGTGTAGATTAGTAATAATATGGATTTGCAATGATATAGATTAGTAATGATGTGGATAAGTAATGATATGAATTAGCAATAAATTAAATTGTTCATCAATGAAATGGACTATCCATAAGATAGATTAGATATTGATTTAATAAGTACGAAGATTGATTAGCAGTGATATAGGATAACGATGAGGTTAGCAATGGATTAGATGAGTAATGATATAAATTAGCATTAGATGAGATTGATTAGTTATGGATTGGACTAGTAATAACATGGATTAGATGTGTGCTAGATTAGTAACGAGATTGACTAATTACTAGGTGTAGTAACGAGATGGATCAGAGATGTGATGGATGACAGTGTAATGTGGGTGTATTGGATTAGTGGTGAACAATGAACTGATCTTTAAGGGATTAGATGTGATGAAGAACCAGCAAATAGATATGTgttaatatatgcatattattttTGCCTAATTTGGTTCATTTATATCTGTCACCTGCAGTTTGGCGTATGAACCAGCCTTTAGAGGTTGAACGATACGCTAATACCCCGGAACAAGGCTTTCACTATTTAAAGTTTTTGTCTCTTAAACCTTTGAAGCAATTCACATTGAGTAGTACTGTTTGAAAGGGTATGCCTGTTAGTGATCATTGGCACTCTCCATTGAATGCCAAGCTAGATTAACAGTTTACCAAAACGAAGCAGAACAACGGGACTGGCACCCTTATATAGAAGGAGTAGTACTCTTTGGTATGCCCGATAGTGTACAGCGGCACTCTCATTTAGAATGGAGTAATATTTATAGTTCTACCTCTGTGTCAAATGAACATAGTAGAAATTTTAAGAGATAACTTCTTTTCTCAAGTCAATGCTTATTTGACTGTTCAATCTGTCTTCCTTAGGCTGTCTATTCTCTTCTAGTGCAATACACCTTCTATTCAGTTCTTTTAAGCTTggcaaaaataattttaaactgtttttagtGCAAAGAAAGTCATAATTTATGCAGTCTGGTGACAAATATATCACTTTTCTGAATCAAGAAGGAAATTATTTTTCAGATATCTGTTGATGGTAATGTGTAAATCGATGTGGTTAGCAGGTATTATTTAAACTGAGGCTGTTGATCTCAAGAAATTAATCCAAGGTTCGAACTACTTACAGTGTGGCTCTAAAGTGAAATTAAATGGGTTATGTTTCCGTTTCCATCGGAAAAGATTATTATTTTGATAGTTAAGAGGTCAAAGGATCTGTTTACAAACACCCAGAGGCTTCAAAGCTTCCTTGAAAAGCATGTGACATTATGAAGCAACATCATCATGATATCATGGATGTCTATTCTTAAAAAGTTTCATTCAAATCATGAgctgaaaattgtgaaatttccATTTTGCATTCGTATTTAACGcccgaaatgaaaagaaagaaaatcaagcAATTTCAGGggcaaagagattttacaaatTGATATAAAAATCATTAATTACTTGGTTCATTAGGTGAGAAAGATCTAAGAGATTGTGTTAGTTTTTACCTTGAATTGTTATCTTCTcatttagagaattttttttgtttggtttgCAATTAGGAATTATTTACTCATCAGATTTTGTGCAAGCAGTTCTGATTGGAATGCTGTCAACTTTTTGTCTcattttaatgtaaaatgtaaataacaataCGGTTTCCGTACCAATAACTGCCATACATCTTTGAAAGTCGTATACATGGGAATTTGTTCCTTTTTGCATCGCATATTGCTACGAGATACCGGATAAGTCATTCACTGGTTTGGTCAATGGTCGACCACATGCCAAAAGCTGCTATTAAGTATTTAACCTCATTTTAGTCTTTCTTTAGAGGGTGAATCTGCCATTTGTGTTATCAGTTTGTTGGTTTCacttttgtgtatttatttttttcccttcattttaacaatttagCTACATTTTCTCAGGTTGTTGGGCCATTATTCGAtacatttccatattttttagTCTTTCATCATGCTAATATATATCTTTCATTGTATCTTATAACACTAGTATTGGCTTTTTACTTCCCTGCCACAACTCATTATTACAATGTCATTGTCTACTCCTGTTACTTACAGAATCAACAAGTGTTTGTCTTTCCGGTTGTCTGAAGGAAGCAGAGTAAAACAATTGTTCTTTGCTAGTTTTATGACTCAGTTTCCTGAAAACTATGTAGTATCATGTCCTAGTTTGCAAAAGCAGGGAAACTGAAACAAGTACTTAACATTTTCCCCAAAGCATTGTGACTTCTTGTCAGCTTTTTAAGCATAATATGAATTAAAATATAGACTGTTTTATGTATTATTTGCGAACATGATGGACCTGCATTTGATGGATAGCACTGAGTTTCCTCACGTAAGCCTTTTCTACTGTTATGTATACTAAATCCTTTATGTATTGAAAAGAGCCATTTCCTGAACAATCTTACATACTTCCCCACTCTCGAaagatgcacacacacacacacacatttttctTCATATCCTGCTGATAATGGTTGAGCTCATAAAAGCATCATAACTTCCCAGTGATCTGACAACATCAATTGCTGACAAGGCTGAAATATAGCAGACATATTTCTGCATAATCtatttttttatctcaatacattacatgtatagagatattgtaacagtaagtgggactctctcttctcttaaaaatttttcagcgtcttcatacaaagctctttttctctggaatttccagagcaagaatatatcatatagaccaacaaaagttactattttttattcgagaattttatctcattctatgactttttcatcGATTTATGTCGAAATCGGGCCAAATCGGACTGAAAAACGATTGAAACACAAcgtttttgcacacgctccgaaacttgtttgtagggaacttttccCCACGTTTTCCTGCtcatttgttaattattattcgATGTCTATGGTTTATTATGGGCACGTGACATATTACTTCTCAGCGATTGGTTTGTTATCTGCAGTctaatgttttatgaaagagaatagaataaaattgtcttttaacagtggtatcgtctaagatagggtcctatttattatattttttattaacattttaaacttccatttgTTTTTACAGGTCGGTATGAATAAAACTTTTACTAGttgtaaatgacattttatggcttttatttgctttatttgatgtttaaatgatttttctttcttaaaacaacactgagctgccgcccctacttttagtaaaaaggtccgtttctgatgattaagccccgcctccaagtctggtttatagcagattggctatgactcatggacagctacatgttagatatacgaaaatggctaccctcgcgaccaatttctttactgtagttaggtacgcaaggtagtgtattgcatgctgaATGCATACACATATTGTGTACTTTTGAATTttacgtagtgcatttaattaatatcaggccttcgtttttgtaacatacatttaaggatagtactggggttcaggtagcttttcagagcaagggccatgataagtttgtttgattgcccttcatgtatttttgtataattacgtttaCACATCTTTGTacttctgaaggctacttaggCATTGGCCTAatgcataaaatatatataggcctagcctaggcctattagtactagtattactattattaggctttcagtgatagccacattagcattgtactggtgttcagacagcttttcctaggaaggaccagggtaagtttgtttgatgggtacgtataaaagagg contains the following coding sequences:
- the LOC139979384 gene encoding myosin-2 essential light chain-like, with the translated sequence MSRSRASQQQRESRDIFQLFDKKGDGKIDTHQIGDVCRALGLNPSQDVIQRVVEQVDDDRNGARISFQEFQPIFASVSKEKAMGSASDFVEGLRMFDSDGSGMISVAELRHILTNIGDKLSNSEVDRLLREVRTDGGLVNYEDFVRRLMSQ